One genomic region from Mauremys reevesii isolate NIE-2019 linkage group 7, ASM1616193v1, whole genome shotgun sequence encodes:
- the LOC120409086 gene encoding histone H2A type 2-B: protein MSGRGKSGGKARAKAKSRSSRAGLQFPVGRVHRLLRKGNYAERVGAGAPVYLAAVLEYLSAEILELAGNAARDNKKTRIIPRHLQLAIRNDEELNKLLGGVTIAQGGVLPNIQAVLLPKKTQSSKK from the coding sequence ATGTCCGGCCGAGGGAAATCCGGCGGCAAAGCGCGAGCCAAAGCCAAGTCGCGCTCCTCCCGGGCCGGCCTCCAGTTCCCGGTGGGCCGCGTGCACCGGCTCCTGAGGAAGGGCAACTACGCGGAGCGGGTCGGGGCCGGGGCACCCGTCTACCTGGCCGCCGTGCTCGAGTACCTGTCGGCGGAAATCCTGGAGCTGGCCGGTAACGCCGCCCGGGACAACAAGAAGACGCGGATCATCCCCCGGCACCTGCAGCTCGCCATCCGCAACGACGAGGAGCTCAACAAGCTGCTGGGCGGGGTGACCATCGCCCAGGGCGGCGTCTTGCCCAACATCCAGGCCGTGCTGCTGCCCAAGAAAACCCAAAGCTCCAAGAAATGA
- the LOC120409084 gene encoding histone H1.10: MSVELEEADLPLTEAEEAPLAPEKKGGAKKAKGGGSSLSPSKKKKNNKKKNQPGKYSQLVVETIRKLGERNGSSLAKIYNEAKKVSWFDQQNGRTYLKYSIKALVQNDTLLQVKGTGANGSFKLNRKKLEGGSEGSAGSSAPKSHKKGAASTSRRADKKPAPKSKKPEKKSHKKGASTAAARKDKGKAKKATKKAASPGGKKVKKSAKPKALKSRKA, translated from the coding sequence ATGTCGGTGGAGTTGGAAGAAGCCGACCTGCCTCTGACGGAGGCGGAGGAAGCGCCCCTAGCCCCGGAGAAGAAAGGTGGCGCCAAAAAAGCTAAGGGTGGGGGCTCGTCCCTGTCGCCctccaaaaagaagaaaaacaacaagaagaAGAACCAGCCGGGCAAGTACAGCCAGCTGGTGGTGGAGACGATCCGGAAGCTGGGCGAGCGCAACGGCTCCTCGCTAGCCAAGATCTACAATGAGGCCAAGAAGGTGTCCTGGTTCGACCAGCAGAACGGGCGGACCTACCTGAAATACTCCATCAAGGCGCTGGTGCAGAACGACACCCTGCTGCAGGTCAAGGGCACCGGCGCCAACGGCTCCTTCAAGCTCAACAGGAAGAAGCTGGAAGGGGGCAGCGAGGGGAGCGCTGGCAGCAGCGCCCCGAAGTCCCACAAGAAGGGGGCAGCCTCCACCTCCCGGCGGGCGGACAAGAAACCGGCCCCCAAGAGCAAGAAGCCCGAGAAGAAATCGCACAAGAAAGGCGCCAGCACCGCAGCCGCCAGGAAGGACAAGGGCAAAGCCAAGAAGGCTACCAAGAAAGCCGCCTCCCCTGGGGGCAAAAAGGTCAAGAAGTCTGCAAAGCCCAAGGCGCTGAAGAGCAGGAAGGcatga